TTTACCTTGCGACAATCAATACAAAGTCGCGACTGGCGGAACGTTTTGTTCCTACCACAATCGCAACACCGATGCCTCTCTGGGCTGTATCACTTTTTCACGTGATCGCAGGTCCCGTTCCCCGACGAGAGGCAAGGGCTAATTCGACTCAAGCCCAACGCCAAGCTGTGTTCCTCACATACGGCGGCGGGCATCGCTTGTGCGAGTTTTCCAGCTCCCAAGGCAAAAGGAATCTTTCAAACCATTTCAGGCAAGCTCCTCTTCAACTAGGAGCTGACCTCAGGAATCTGTTAAAGCGGTTTGGCGCTCTCTACTGACGCGACCCACCCTGACTTCTGTGATTAGGTAGTTTTTTCATGTCAAACAAACGGCAGACCCGCTCCAAATCTGGTGGGCGGCGACGTGGTAACAACAGCGGCGGATCATCGGGACCAGGCCCCAAAGGACGTGGGCGATCTGGTGGCAATCGACGTCGCTCTTCTCCTCCTAGCTCCAATGTGCCACGCAATAACCTGGAAAACGAAGAGTTTGAACCAGGCGAACCAATCCCCTTGGAACCTTGCTATGGGCTGCTAGAGATGCACCCCAACGGCTACGGTTTTCTGCGTAGCCCCGCGAACAACTACGCCCGCGAACGAACCGATCCTTTCGTTCCTGGCACCATGATCGAACGTTACGGCCTGCGTGTCGGCGTGATGATTCGGGGCATGATTCAGCATTTCCGCCGTGGCCAAGGGCCTCGCCTGCGTGACATCTTTGATGTCGACGGCATGGTTCCGGAAAACTACGTGAACGTGAAATCGTTCGACGACCTTACCCCCGTCAACCCAAGCCAATACCTTAAGCTGGAATTCGACGGCGGGCCACTTACCAATCGCGTGGTCGATTTGCTCACACCACTGGGCAAAGGCCAACGTGCCTTAATCGTCGCTCCACCGCGCACCGGTAAGACGATGCTGATGCAAAACCTCAGCCGCGGCATTACCGCCAATCATCCCAACGTTAAACTCGTTGTGCTGCTGATTGACGAACGCCCGGAAGAAGTCACCGACATGCAGCGCAGCGTGAAAGGTGAAGTGATCGCCAGCAGCTTAGACCGCGATGTCGAAAGCCACGTGCGTCTCTCGCAGTTGGTGATCGAACGCTGCAAGCGTTTAGCCGAATCGGGACAGGACGTGTTCCTATTATTGGATTCGATCACACGTTTGGCTCGGGCGTTTAACAAATGGGTTGGCGATGGTCGTGGCAACAATGCCACCATGTCTGGCGGTATCAACGTCAAGGCGATGGACATCCCCAAGAAGCTGTTCGCCACGGCCCGTGCCTTCGAAGAAGGGGGTTCGCTCACAATTGTTGGTACGGCCCTGGTCGATACCGGCAGCAAGATGGACGAAGTCATCTTCCAAGAGTTCAAGGGTACCGGTAACATGGAACTGGTCCTCGATCGTAAGCTATCCGATCGACGCGTCTGGCCAGCCATCGATATCTCGCAATCAGGCACCCGCCGCGAAGAACTATTGCTGGACGAAGAAGCCCTGAACGCCGTGATCGCCTTACGTCGCACGTTGACCTCGATGCATCACATCGATGCTATGGAGCAACTCACGCGTCAGTTGGGCAGGTACGAAAACAACAAGCAGTTCATTAGCTTGATTGCCAACAGCCGCGACCGCTATCAATAAAGCGGATTCGCACGCGAGTTCAAACTTTCTCGGAGCCGTCCCCCAAGGTCGGCTCCGTTTTTGTTGCGCCGGCCAAGTGATGATCGCGATAGATGAGCCAAGCAAACAGTGGAATCGCCGCCAATGCAGCCCATTGATAAGCAGTCAGCCCAAATGCGTAAACAGGCTCTGGCCGCAGCCACTCGGTGAAAAACCGAAAGGTCATGTAGGCGATCAAGTAGATCTTGAACAACTGCCCCGGAAACATCTTTTTCTTCCACAGAAAATAGAAGACAACCGCGCAGGTTAAATGGAAGATCGACTCGTAAATTTGCGTCGGATGCCGCAAAATCGTGCCGCCATCTGCGGCCAGCGGAAAGTACGTTCCCCAGGGCAAGTGGCACGCTTTTCCAAAGCAACAACCACCGACATAGCAAGCCCAGCGTCCGATCCCGATCGATACGGCGACCGGGATCACGAAGCTGTCACCCGTCTTCGTACGAATCTCGAGCACCCACTTCGCCAGCTCTACCCCAAAGTAGCCGCCTAAAAGGCCAGCGATGATTGTCTTGCCGTGGGCAAACCAAGCTGTTCCATCAACTAGCCCTTGCCAGTTGTACAATGCAAAGGGCAGCTTCGCGCCGATCATTGCCCCACAAAAACCACCAATAGCAATGCCTAGTTTCTCCCACCAGGCAAGCTGCAGCTTCTCTTGAAATAGCCGTAACAAGATACCGCCGGTTACAATCGCCGACAGCATGATGCCCATGTACGCCAGACTTGTCATGCGGTGGTATCCACGGTGCTCTTCAGTGGCGGCAACTTAACATGCCCTTCACGGTACAACACATTGTAAGCACAAAACGGCACCACATGACCGCTCGGTAACAGGTGATGCACACAGCACTTCATCACCCGGCGAACGTCAAAATTATAGGCATCAAGAAACGAAGTGATCATTATCCGAAATACGTCTCTGGCTCCCAGTTCTTCCTGCATTGCTTTGCCGAAAAACTCGACCGCCGCTTCAGCATAAGCCGGGTCCGCCGTGTTGAGTGCCCCGATCAACTCCTCGACCGGGCTCTTGGAACTCAGTACCGGCAAGGACAACCCTTGACTGGTCTCGGTAGAGGAGGGGGGAGCACAACTTCCGCCAGGGCAACATGCCTCGCGAACCAGGTAGCGTTCCAAGATTTCTTTTACGGCTCCGCGCTGAAACGAGATGCCACCCGCTAAAAGGTCCAAATGCTCGGCCGCTTTGATGAATCGCATCAGCGGAACCAGTTCTCCATTGCGGCGGTAGGCGTACGACATCTGGTGGCAATTCGGATGGGCACACGGCAGCGGCATGAAGTCAGCTTCGGTATAGCGGCCTGAAGTCTGCTCGACAATGCCCCGGATAACATCGGGAAACGTAATCCGGTTTTCCAATTCTTCCGGCAGCACATGCCGCCCCGAGTAAGTCGCCGGCTGCAAGCTAAGCCCCGTAATCCAAGGTCTGCTCGCACAATAGTCGACCAATTGCCCCAGTTCATCGTCGTTCACCCCTGGCTGCAAGGTCGCCACCAGGTTCACATGCAGCCCGGCTTGGCCGCAGTTTTCGACGGCTTTTAACTTCGTTTCAACCAGCGACTCACCACGTAGCTTGAGAGAGGTCGACTCGCGGAAACCATCGAATTGCAAATAGATCTCCACTCGCTTCCGCCGCTGGGCTAAGAAGTCGACCAACTCCGGATCGTGCGCCAGACGAATGCCGTTTGTGTTGATCATGACGTAGTCGATTGGCTGCGACAGCGCGTAGTCAAGGATCGCGCGGAACTCGGGATGAATGGTCGGTTCGCCGCCAGAAAGCTGCAGCACCTCCGGCTTGCCCTCCACCTCGACATAGCGATCGATCGTCCGCTGACATTCTTCCAGTGTCAGATGCTTACCGCCAGGGCCACTCGAAGCGTAACACATCGGGCAAGCAAGGTTGCAGCTCGAAGTCACTTCCAGCAAACCGATACAGGTATGCTGTTCGTGCTCGGTGCAGAGCCCGCAATCGAGCGGACATCCTCTGTTCGGTTCAACACCAAAGTCGCGAGGTATCTTCCCCGGCACATTGAACTGAGTCTGATCGTACCAGGACACATCCGAGCAAACATAGTCGTCTCGCGTACCGTGTGCTTCGCACCGCTTACGAAAGTAAACCCGATTGCCGCGCGTAATGATCTTCGCTGGAACCACGGCCAGACACTCTGGACACAGGCTTTGCGTAATTCCAAGAACGGTGTAGTCGCGAAATTGATAGGTCATAAGCTTGTAATGGTTTCTCTGAGTCGCCTCTACTTCAGTGCCCCGCAATCAGCATGAGGCAAAATGCAAACAGCGCAATAATGGTCGCAATG
The sequence above is drawn from the Bremerella cremea genome and encodes:
- a CDS encoding prolipoprotein diacylglyceryl transferase, which gives rise to MTSLAYMGIMLSAIVTGGILLRLFQEKLQLAWWEKLGIAIGGFCGAMIGAKLPFALYNWQGLVDGTAWFAHGKTIIAGLLGGYFGVELAKWVLEIRTKTGDSFVIPVAVSIGIGRWACYVGGCCFGKACHLPWGTYFPLAADGGTILRHPTQIYESIFHLTCAVVFYFLWKKKMFPGQLFKIYLIAYMTFRFFTEWLRPEPVYAFGLTAYQWAALAAIPLFAWLIYRDHHLAGATKTEPTLGDGSEKV
- a CDS encoding radical SAM protein, which gives rise to MTYQFRDYTVLGITQSLCPECLAVVPAKIITRGNRVYFRKRCEAHGTRDDYVCSDVSWYDQTQFNVPGKIPRDFGVEPNRGCPLDCGLCTEHEQHTCIGLLEVTSSCNLACPMCYASSGPGGKHLTLEECQRTIDRYVEVEGKPEVLQLSGGEPTIHPEFRAILDYALSQPIDYVMINTNGIRLAHDPELVDFLAQRRKRVEIYLQFDGFRESTSLKLRGESLVETKLKAVENCGQAGLHVNLVATLQPGVNDDELGQLVDYCASRPWITGLSLQPATYSGRHVLPEELENRITFPDVIRGIVEQTSGRYTEADFMPLPCAHPNCHQMSYAYRRNGELVPLMRFIKAAEHLDLLAGGISFQRGAVKEILERYLVREACCPGGSCAPPSSTETSQGLSLPVLSSKSPVEELIGALNTADPAYAEAAVEFFGKAMQEELGARDVFRIMITSFLDAYNFDVRRVMKCCVHHLLPSGHVVPFCAYNVLYREGHVKLPPLKSTVDTTA
- the rho gene encoding transcription termination factor Rho, which produces MSNKRQTRSKSGGRRRGNNSGGSSGPGPKGRGRSGGNRRRSSPPSSNVPRNNLENEEFEPGEPIPLEPCYGLLEMHPNGYGFLRSPANNYARERTDPFVPGTMIERYGLRVGVMIRGMIQHFRRGQGPRLRDIFDVDGMVPENYVNVKSFDDLTPVNPSQYLKLEFDGGPLTNRVVDLLTPLGKGQRALIVAPPRTGKTMLMQNLSRGITANHPNVKLVVLLIDERPEEVTDMQRSVKGEVIASSLDRDVESHVRLSQLVIERCKRLAESGQDVFLLLDSITRLARAFNKWVGDGRGNNATMSGGINVKAMDIPKKLFATARAFEEGGSLTIVGTALVDTGSKMDEVIFQEFKGTGNMELVLDRKLSDRRVWPAIDISQSGTRREELLLDEEALNAVIALRRTLTSMHHIDAMEQLTRQLGRYENNKQFISLIANSRDRYQ